The region TATGGGAgaggagcattccaggcagagggaacggTTAGAGCAAACACCGAAGGAGTGACACGTACTGTACAGCCCAGGAACTCTCGATGCAAGAGCAATTTGTCATAGTGAATGCACAAGGATTACCTGTGGACTCAGACACACCAGGGTGGGAATCCCAGCCCCACCATTTACTGGTTTGCTTACTCTAACACATCtcagcctgtttcttcatctgttgatgggcattttcATACTCATTTTCAGATTGGTTGCTAAATAGATattaagtacataaaataaagCAGGCCAtcaataaatcaaaaccacagccCAGAGGGACGACAAAATAGAATATCTTTTTGTCCGTATCacttaattcctttttatctTGCAGGGGAAATTGAAGCTTCAAATTGTTAAGTAACATGTCGAGGTGACACAGCTATTAATTGCTAGCAGCGAGATAGGCACTCACATGCTCTTTTCACCATATTGTGCGGAAGAACACCACGATGGAAAATAGCTTTCACTGAACTCAGTGAATCATAGCAAATAAACACCTTACCTAAGAAGTTCGGAGTTGACTGTGAACCtcatcacaaaagaccacaagAAATCATAGCTCTGGAGAAAAATACCCTTTTGACAAGACGTGGTGGTGTGGTGAGAATGTGGGCTAGGGAGACATGAAGCCTTGAGTTCAAGCACAAGCTCCACTCTAAACCTTGACTTTCTCCTCTATAGAGTGAACATcatgcctgcctccctccctaaCGGTTAATGGGAAGACATTTAGATAGGACACGGGACTTAACACAGGGCTGGACACCTAGACTGTACACATCGAACATTAGCTGTCTCAACCTCATCCCTCTCCCTCTGACTCCAGGGAAAGTGAAATGCCAACCTCTTTAAGTAGAGGTGAAATTTCTACTAGGAaacatattttttcctctctgatcGCTTTGGGTTGGATTTTGATGGATGGCAGCTAATGGTTGTATCAGCTAGCTTTTAATGCATAACAAAGCACTCCACAATTTAGAGCTTTAAACAACAATCTATTCTTTTGTTCACAATCCTGCAGGTTGACAATTTCAGCTGGGCTCCTCTGAATGGTTCTCCTGCTGTTCTTGGCTAGACAAGAACAACATCTTATGCATCTGTGGCTAGTGCCCTGTCAGCTAAGTAGCTTTGCTGGGGGCCCAATCATCTAAGATGGCCTCATCCATGTGTTGGGCAATTGGTTCGCTGTCAGCTGGGATGAAGAGGATAAATGCGCCATGGGTCCCTCATCATGGGCCAGCCCGGGCTTCTTCACATTGCTGTCATAGGGTTTCAAGAGCAGAAAGAGAGGGGAAACCTCAGCGTGCAAGCGTTTTTCAATTCTCTGCTTGCTTCACATTTGCGAATGTCCCACTGGACAAAGCAAGTTACATGGCCAAGGCCAGAGGCAACGTGGGAGGAAGAAACAGGCTGGAAGGAACAAAATGCAGTTGCTGTTGTAACAGTCCACTGCTACAGTGATTCATGAATTAAGGCTGCTCATCATTAGAGAAATACAGTCGACCCTCCGTATCTGTGCCTTCCGCCTACTTGGATTCCACCAaacacagattgaaaatattaaaacaaaacaaaattgcatctgtactgaacccgtacagatttttttccttgtcattattccctaaacaatacagtataacaactacttacatagTTCTAGGTATCACAAGTGATCTAGGCATGATTTAAAATATCTGGGACGATGTGTGTAGTTTATATGCAACTACTAAGCCATTTTacatcagagacttgagcatctgtggattttggtatttgAGGGAGTTCCTGGAACCAATCGCCTATGGGTATCAAGGGATGACTGCACTTAAATATGGATAAACCAGACAGTGGAATGCTATTCTTTTCAGAATGATTTTTACTCTTCTTTAGGAAAAGTCATAGCTGTTCTTGCTCTATTACTCTAATAGGTgactaataaaattgttttatgaaattctggaaaaaacCTAATCTGGAAACATGTAAATGGTGAATCTCCTTACGCAGAAACATGCTATGACCTTGACTGTAGGAGGCCAGCCTGTACCTCTTTTTGTATTATAATGTTACTGTTCCTCTTGCTTGGGATAAATATGCCCCCCAGCAGAGGCATATTGGATAGGCGTAGTCTGAAGTGGAAGTGCAGGAACAGACTAGTAAATGGTACCTCTGGTAGGTAGTCCCCGGAGATAGTCCCCGGCAATTGTGAAGTAGGCTTGCAATGTGGCCCAGGCCTGGTTGGACCACTCTTCCCCCGGGACACCAGCCTAATCTCCTGCTTTGCTGGAGTGCCTCTTGATTCATTCAAACCATCTTTCTAAGTTCTGAGTAGAAGTTTTATCGTTCTCTACTACTGTTCACCATGTTTTCGATCCCttggtattttgttttgtggTGGTTGACATCGCCAATTTGAATGAcatcatttctctattttattttctacatgacTATTGCTGGTGTGCATAATAGCTATTGATaagttaaatattaatattttattcttccttttataggaattcatttttacatttttccttagGTGTTACCCTAGGGTATATtcatatcatctacaaataaTGGCAACTTTGTCTCTTTCTCAAtatgacttttttctctttacaatCTCATTAACACTGAAAAGAACTTCTAAAGcaatatttaatgatatttgtTATAATACGGCTATTTGTCTTGGTTTTGATCgtgatggaattttttttctaattgtttaagATTATCTGTGTGTTTGAGAGTATGGAAAGGCCAAGGAGTACAGCCtgctaaatatattttcttagtttGTTATGAATCAGCAGTGTTGAATTCCTTCAAATGCTCTTTAACCTTCCATACGTCTTTAAAAAATGGCCAGTAGCAGTAGTGTCTCTATTTATTGAAGCCATTCTCTTACATCTCTCTATTTTATCATCCTTTTCATACATGACCCATACATTTTTGTACTGTTATGCTCTAGATATTGCAGATGTTCTTTGCCCCTTGGGAATAGAATCATTTTTATTAGTGATTCTGGGTATAAATGGAGTCCAGCAGATCCTGGGAAACTGGACTGAGTTATTTGAAAATTGGACTGTATGTTTCACAACTCCTTTCCATTTCCACTTCAGAGTCCAGTTCCCCTTGATGAAGGGATTAATTATTTCATTGGAAAAGTAGTTCTTCATGATTCCCCTCGCTGATGCCAACAGAGTGTCAGCAAGCAAGAGACAAAGACGCTTAAGTTGCAATACGACAAAAGTTAGGGGACTCTAGAGGTTCTCCTCTATAAGGGAAACACTAAGAAGAGATAAAAAGGAGAGGGAAGGCTCTAGGTTGTTAGATTGGGGGCTGTGGGGTGCCATTTCTTGGCCAAGAGGACAGGATGACCACACAGCTGTGAGAGGGCACCAAGGGCCTTGCTCAAGTCCCACGCCAGGAGACTTTGTAAACTCAGAATGTCAGAGTTGAAGGGACTTGCGCGTGCATGTTTTCCAAAACCCCAAGCAGTGCTTATCAGTGAGGGAGAGGGTGGAGCGTCGTGCGGAGGGTAGAGAGTCTTGGGATTTAACACATGGCTAGTTGGGATGGTTCTCCAGTTGTTAGGTGGCTATGGATCAGAGTGCAAATGCCTGCAACAAGTAGGCGAgagctttacagatgaggaaactgaggaacagagaagtTCAGTGAGATGTAAATAGGGGTTTAAGAAGAGTGTTAAATTATGGGCTGTGCAAGATGCTTGGCAAGGCGGACAACCTGTTGAAGAAATAAAACCGCATGATGTGGCTCAGCAAAGATTAGGTAATATTTTGCCGAGAATCCTGTTGGTCATTTTGACAACACGGGGCCTTCCTATAAGTCATCATGGTACTGGTCACGGTGGGGGATGATGACGACGATGTCCTTGCCCCTGTCGTGTGTAAAATGAGTGTGAGTGTGTCTCATGCGTCGCGGTGGGGAGGGTGCGGACAAACGTCCGGCCGCGCCACAGCCAAGTTGGGCTCAGGGGCACAAGTGGAGGCAGACAGTCTTGGCCAGAGCCACAAGGCAGCGAATTTCACCCAGCGCGAAGGAGGCTCCCAGCCCCAGAGGTGCGGGGCGCCTGCGCAGTCGGCCCCAGGCGTCGCGCGCTGCGGGAGCCGGGAGACCCCCGCCTCCGCCTCTCGCCCTCCGCCGCGAACGCGCACGGAACGGTCCGAGAGCGCGCACGCGAATGCGCCTCACCTCGCTCAACCCCTGCCGGGGCGGCTGCGGGAGACGCTCCGGAGACGCAGGTGGGCTCTGTGCAGAGGCGCGGGCTCGCCGGCTCCCCGGCTCCCGGGAGGAGGAGGCGGAggcggcgacggcggcggcggcggcggcggggcgaCCACTCAGGCGGCTGGGATCGGGACCCTCCTCGCGGGACCGGCTGGCCGGCCACCGGACTGGCTGGCCGACGcgccccgcccgcccccgcccccgccccatcTTTTCCTGGGCTCCGGGTCGCCGGCTGAGGCGCCACTCTCTGCCCGCCCCTCGCCTCGGCCTTTTCTCTTCCCACCGCCTCGGCtgcccggcggcggcggcgtccTCGAGGATGAAGTGTAAGCCGAACCAGACGCGGACCTACGACCCGGAGGGCTTCAGGAAGCGGGCGGCGTGCCTGTGCTTCCGGAGCGAGCGCGAGGACGAGGTGCTGTTAGTGAGTAGCAGCCGCTACCCGGACCGCTGGATAGTGCCGGGCGGGGGCATGGAGCCCGAGGAGGAGCCGGGCGGCGCGGCGGTGCGCGAGGTGTACGAAGAGGCGGGAGTCAAGGGGAAGTTAGGCCGGCTCCTGGGCGTGTTCGAGCACAACCAAGATCGCAAGCACAGGACGTACGTGTATGTACTGACTGTCACTGAGCTGCTGGAGGATTGGGAAGACTCGGTTAGCATTGGGAGGAAGCGAGAGTGGTTCAAAGTCGAAGATGCGATCAAGGTTCTCCAGTGGCACAAGCCCGTGCATGCCGAGTATCTGGAAAAACTAAAGCTGGGCGGTTCCCCCGCCAATGGAAACTCCATGGCCCCGTCCCTGCCAGATAGCGATCCCTAGTATGTACCGCGCCGGCACAGACTTGCGATTGTCCGCTCCCTTAGGCTAAACCCTGCCCGAAGCACCTCTCGTGCCATGTGCGGTCTCgctgggaggagggaggcttCTTTTGTTTCCTTGGCAGACCTCTGAATCACGCTTGCAAACTGTCTCGGTTGCCAGGCGCAGTTTTCAGACAATTTGCACGTTTTTCAGATGCTTTGAAAATCGCTTCTTGGTTACACTGTAAAATGTTTCGGTAAGCCAAAGCCGCacgggttttgggttttttttttcttttttggttttttttttttttaaggtgccTTAACTGCTCGCCCTGTTCGTGGAGAGGGTGGGGGTGCGCGCGCTCTGTGCAGCCTGTGATGTGTGTATTTGTTTGTCTGACATTTCACACGTTTGTGCGTGAGTGTGCGTGCGCATTTTTAATACCAGTCTTGTAGTGGAGGCCTGTGAAGTCCGACCAacaccttttattatttttatcccttaagttgttttctcttttcacagCATCGGCCCTTGCCACCGAGCCCTTCTGTGGCGAGAGTTGGTTTAAATGATgagtttggaatttttaaaaaaggattaagAAATTTTACGTCTTGTGCTCCTTCAGCACTGGACGGTAATTTTAGCTTCAGAAATGTGATCTAATGTGCCTTTTTCAGGAATTCGTCTGTTCATATGTAGatcatttgattttcaaaaaactTTCACAGCTGGTCATTTTTCACTGCTGACTTGAAATGGCCACTTTCTATAGAGTTTAGCAAGGTAGTACCTCATACAGTAGCGACTTCTGGGGAATTGCTAGCCAAGTACATTTGATATACAGTACACATCTTACCTTGAAAACTGTGTTCACAGAATATGATTTAGTGTCGTCAGTTTCCGAGGCCCATTGCCCCTTTCTCCATACCCTAGAAGAACCATGATTCTCTCGATATAAATTCgtttctgaaagaaatttatcTTAGTGCCATTCCAGTTAAACTTCCCTGACGCCCATTAACCACAGGCATGGGATCTGTTGTGATGATTACATCCCAGTTGAGTGAGCTCTTTTGATACTCAGCTGTTACAGACTTCTCAAACTGTTGGGACACTCTCTCTTAGAGATTGGGGGGTAAATGTTTTGTTTCAGGACAAACTTTTTGGGGTGCCGAATTAAAAGTTCTTACATTTGCTTCGATACTTGCCTGAAATCAGGAATCCCCTCTAAAATATGTGAGTATATCTTCTGGAACTTTCTCTATTCCCCCAGCCATGTTAGAAATTATGTAGAAGGAAAGCCTACTTTTGAAGCGAGTACCAAGGGTGGAAAAATCATGCCTAATTGTAAGGAAACCTAGAATACATCATGTCTCTTAAACATTATTGATAGGCACTTTGCGTCCCTGTTATGTATTCTACTTAAGAGTTGTGTGAAGTCTGAATTCTTCTGGAACTCATCTTCTCCCGTGAAGGTTGTGGAATAGCTTACTTTGTGAAGGGAGTATAGATGAGGGATATCTTTCTACATAGAACCCTTAACATCTTAAGAGTATTCTACaaactaataataaatttaagtgGTTATTAactgtaatttaaatattttgttctacaaatgagctttttaaaagacacaatcaCTGGTCGAATTGAATattgttactttttttaaaaaaaatctttggtgcctctttttaaaataagatcttTGCCATATAGAAATATGTCTAAATAAAAAACATGTAGTTAACAAAAGTCAGTGTTGTCAAATGAATGAGTGGACTAGAaaataaatagctttaaaaaaccAAATGTATAATTTCATGCTCTAAATTATGCAGAAGTATGGATATTATCaaaatgtatctttctttttatagaaatacatgccttatttttaaaacaaactttttaaatcCTACAAATTGACCTTTTCTGTTCCAATAATCTAAAACGACTAATAGTCTCAGTAAACTGAGATTCTTCAAAGTATACACTAACCACAAAGAAAGTGGATTGTTTCTttatcactttattttatacGTAGTACTGCCTTGATCTAAAATGGCACACATACCTGGGAGATTTAACTTAAACGTGTCATTCATAGAGATAATAATGCACAATCTATGTTTTGACTTTTGAACTATGTATTTGACAAATGTGAAAAAGTACAGTGTTGATGTTAACCAGCTCAAGAGTTCTTAGCCTGTAAATATTTGCTCTGTTTTGTTCAGAATCATTTGGATTGAGTACTACAACTTGCTAGGATTTTCTTTAGCATCCAGATATCTTCAGTTTATGCAATTTGTAAAACTCCCAAGCCTTTCATTCCTAAATTGCAATAgaacattttacatttatcaGACTTtaaagtaagttttgaaattcaCATAGGTAGTTCTTATTAAATATACTTATGGAATTCAgtgtagaaaaaattaaatgaaagggCCCAAATAgcctttcattttaaaagaataatccAAAAATTTTAGGGTAAAATACTTGACACAAAGGTAAACTAAATGGTGTCTATAACCTCTGTCCTCCAACTTTAATGCACAGTTGGAATTTTCTTCTTACAGAGTCATTACATAGCACCTATACATTAAGTGATGATTGCAGTAAAAAATGTACAGCTTAATTTTTCAGCTCATACTCCGCCCCACCCCCCTGCCTCAAAAAACAGTGGCCtgatcaaaaagaattaaaattttcagatatGAAGTAGAAATTTGTTTTCAGCATGTTTTTTAAAGggctatttttttccccactggacAAGTGCCTACTCTTATTCTTAAAAAAAGCTTGAAGATGACATGTTGAAGTAAAGGTAATTTTAGTATGTTTGATACAGAATTTGCCCTGGGTGTCTAATGTATTGTATTTTCTAAGAAACCTATCTATATTCTGTTGATCAgatcactgttgaaagaattaaCCCTGAAAGGAGTGAGGGGTGgccataaatgtttttaatttctttgtatggTTTCATTTGAGAGAACTGTAGTGATTTTAGCATATTTGTatttagaaacaataaaaattggaGTATGTGTGTGTAAGAATAGGAACAGGCAGCTTGTAAAATAACAACATTAGAGGGCCCTTCTTGGACAGATAGTTTAAAGGGCTCTGAAGCTGGAGCTGCTCCTTCTCTCACTTCCCTTTAAGTGGAGTCCAACTGTAAGAAAGAGCAATTCCTTCCTCAATGGTTGTTAACTGGGAAAAGGGAGGTGAAAATGCTGCTTTAGAGCCTACAGTATTAACACCTggccaaatttttttttcagtgttcctTTTGTGGAAGCATCaggcaaaacaaatattttcagcatCATTCTAGTATTGTAATCATCTTTCTGAATGACTGTTAGCCTATTAGAATATGAACTCTTTGAGGACTATGACCCAGACTTAATCCTCCCTGTATCCTCAAAGCATAGAAGAGGGGTGAAATTTTGAGACATTTTTCATTGATCCATAGATTAGAAATGTCTACCACCAGTGTATTCCTGATTTCTCAGCTTCATAATG is a window of Cynocephalus volans isolate mCynVol1 chromosome X, mCynVol1.pri, whole genome shotgun sequence DNA encoding:
- the LOC134367404 gene encoding diphosphoinositol polyphosphate phosphohydrolase 3-beta; protein product: MKCKPNQTRTYDPEGFRKRAACLCFRSEREDEVLLVSSSRYPDRWIVPGGGMEPEEEPGGAAVREVYEEAGVKGKLGRLLGVFEHNQDRKHRTYVYVLTVTELLEDWEDSVSIGRKREWFKVEDAIKVLQWHKPVHAEYLEKLKLGGSPANGNSMAPSLPDSDP